Proteins co-encoded in one Diaminobutyricimonas sp. LJ205 genomic window:
- a CDS encoding nitrilase-related carbon-nitrogen hydrolase — translation MTIVRAAITQTTWTGDKESMIKKHEDFLREAARQGAQVICFQELFYGPYFGITEDAKYYEYAEPADGPIVQRFAALAKEHNIVTILPIYEEDMPGVYYNTAVVIDADGSIVGKYRKHHIPNLDKFWEKFYFRPGNLGYPVFNTAVGPIGVYICYDRHFPEGWRELGLNGAQIVFNPNATKPGLSNRLWQLEQPAAAAANGYFIAAPNRVGTEDNEYGELAVNFYGSSQFVDPQGNLVGEYGSDEDEDLVIRDLDLDMIRQVRNNWQFYRDRRPDSYTSIPKP, via the coding sequence ATGACCATCGTCCGAGCAGCAATCACCCAAACGACATGGACGGGTGACAAAGAGTCCATGATCAAGAAGCACGAGGACTTCCTGCGGGAGGCCGCCAGGCAAGGCGCGCAGGTCATCTGCTTCCAGGAACTGTTCTACGGGCCGTACTTCGGCATCACCGAGGATGCCAAGTATTACGAATACGCCGAGCCCGCAGACGGGCCCATCGTGCAACGCTTCGCCGCGCTGGCGAAGGAGCACAACATCGTCACCATCCTCCCGATCTACGAGGAGGACATGCCTGGCGTCTACTACAACACCGCCGTCGTCATCGATGCGGACGGCAGCATCGTCGGCAAGTACCGCAAGCACCACATCCCCAACCTCGACAAGTTCTGGGAGAAGTTCTACTTCCGTCCCGGCAACCTGGGCTACCCGGTGTTCAACACCGCGGTCGGCCCCATCGGCGTCTACATCTGTTACGACCGGCACTTCCCCGAGGGATGGCGCGAGCTGGGGCTGAACGGCGCCCAGATCGTGTTCAACCCGAATGCCACCAAGCCGGGCCTGTCGAACCGGCTGTGGCAGCTCGAGCAGCCCGCGGCCGCCGCGGCGAACGGCTACTTCATCGCCGCGCCCAACCGCGTCGGCACCGAGGACAACGAGTACGGCGAGCTCGCCGTGAACTTCTACGGCTCCAGCCAGTTCGTCGACCCGCAGGGCAACCTGGTCGGCGAGTACGGCAGCGACGAGGATGAAGACCTCGTCATCCGTGATCTCGACCTCGACATGATCCGCCAGGTGCGCAACAACTGGCAGTTCTATCGCGACCGCCGGCCCGATTCCTACACGTCGATTCCGAAGCCGTAG
- a CDS encoding putative F420-0 ABC transporter substrate-binding protein — MPRRFAFIPLSAAGILALAGCTAAPAPATPADTLPRIVVVDNCGFELTLDSAPERIVTIKSTTTEMLLALGLADRIVGAAFLDGPVPDRWADDAANLPMISDFAPGQEAVLELEPDLVYAGWESNLTADTAGERDTLAALGVDSYVAPSACKDPGYQPDKLTFDVLFDEITEAGRVFRAADAAAALIAEQRAALASLEPSTAGLSALWYSSGTDTPYVGAGIGAPQMILEAAGLRNVAANVRDTWTSLGWEAIIEANPDVIVLVDASWNTAATKMDLLRSNPVTAQLEAVKNERFITIPFAAGEAGVRNVDAVVSITAQLDELGLGRGLD, encoded by the coding sequence ATGCCCCGCCGCTTTGCCTTCATCCCCCTGTCAGCCGCCGGGATTCTGGCGCTCGCCGGCTGCACCGCCGCGCCCGCGCCGGCGACCCCGGCTGACACACTGCCGCGGATCGTTGTCGTCGACAATTGCGGCTTCGAGCTCACGCTCGACAGCGCTCCCGAGCGGATTGTCACAATAAAGTCCACGACGACCGAAATGCTGCTCGCGCTCGGCCTCGCCGACCGGATCGTCGGGGCCGCGTTCCTTGACGGACCGGTGCCAGATCGCTGGGCCGACGATGCGGCGAACCTGCCCATGATCAGCGATTTTGCACCGGGGCAGGAGGCTGTGCTCGAGCTTGAGCCGGATCTCGTCTACGCCGGATGGGAGTCGAATCTCACCGCGGACACCGCCGGGGAACGCGACACCCTCGCCGCGCTCGGCGTCGACAGTTACGTGGCGCCGTCGGCCTGTAAGGACCCGGGCTACCAGCCCGACAAACTCACCTTCGACGTGCTCTTCGACGAGATCACGGAAGCCGGTCGAGTGTTCAGAGCCGCCGACGCCGCCGCCGCGCTCATCGCTGAGCAACGGGCAGCGCTCGCCAGTCTCGAACCGTCGACCGCAGGGCTGTCAGCGCTCTGGTATTCCTCCGGCACGGACACGCCGTACGTCGGCGCCGGCATCGGCGCACCGCAGATGATCCTCGAGGCGGCCGGGCTGAGAAACGTCGCGGCAAACGTACGTGACACCTGGACGTCGCTCGGCTGGGAAGCGATCATCGAGGCGAACCCGGATGTCATCGTGCTCGTCGACGCCTCCTGGAACACCGCCGCCACGAAGATGGACCTGCTGCGCTCGAACCCGGTCACCGCGCAGCTAGAAGCGGTCAAGAACGAACGCTTCATCACCATCCCGTTCGCTGCCGGTGAGGCCGGCGTGCGCAATGTGGACGCGGTCGTCTCGATCACCGCCCAGCTGGACGAGCTCGGCCTTGGCCGCGGACTCGACTGA
- a CDS encoding putative F420-0 ABC transporter permease subunit, which translates to MPTTRPRWSSLPRPGLGKLDQRQLNRRRTWGWAAALLAILLASIVAAICFGAADIRPLEVFQSVAAHLGFGESPLSVLRDGIVWELRLPRVLTAAAVGAGLAISGAVMQALTRNPLADPYLLGLSSGASLGAVAVLLLGLGLLLPVAAFIGAFAALLATLLLAGASGGVTPTRTVLAGVAVSALAAAVTSLVIFWSATGDSFREILSWLLGSLAGADWTTVAIAGGALLIVGLPVLFSGGILDGFAFGDTTASALGINVAGTRWLLLAATALLTGAMVSVSGSIGFIGLVLPHAVRLLTGSRHRVLLPLSALAGAIVLIWADTLARTLFDPRELPVGIVTAIIGAPVFAALLTRKATG; encoded by the coding sequence ATGCCGACCACCCGTCCCCGCTGGTCGAGCTTGCCGAGACCAGGCCTCGGCAAGCTCGACCAGCGGCAGCTTAATCGCCGCCGCACCTGGGGCTGGGCAGCCGCGCTTCTCGCCATCCTGCTGGCCTCGATCGTCGCCGCGATCTGCTTCGGTGCCGCGGACATCCGCCCGCTCGAGGTGTTCCAGTCGGTTGCCGCGCACCTCGGCTTCGGGGAGAGCCCTCTCAGTGTGCTGCGCGACGGCATCGTCTGGGAGTTACGCCTCCCGCGCGTGCTGACGGCCGCCGCCGTCGGTGCCGGCCTTGCGATCAGCGGTGCGGTGATGCAGGCGCTGACTCGCAACCCGCTTGCCGACCCGTACCTGCTCGGGTTGTCGTCGGGCGCGTCACTCGGGGCGGTTGCCGTGCTGCTGCTCGGACTCGGTCTCCTGCTGCCGGTCGCCGCGTTCATCGGTGCCTTCGCCGCGTTACTCGCCACGCTGCTGCTGGCAGGCGCATCGGGCGGGGTCACCCCGACCCGCACGGTCCTTGCCGGCGTCGCGGTCTCGGCGCTGGCGGCCGCGGTGACGAGCCTGGTGATCTTCTGGTCGGCGACCGGCGACTCGTTCCGGGAGATCCTGTCCTGGCTGCTCGGCTCGCTCGCCGGAGCGGATTGGACGACCGTCGCCATCGCCGGTGGGGCGCTGCTCATTGTCGGGCTGCCGGTGTTGTTCAGCGGCGGCATCCTCGACGGCTTCGCCTTCGGTGACACGACCGCCTCTGCGCTCGGCATCAACGTCGCCGGCACGCGCTGGCTGCTGCTGGCCGCGACCGCGCTGCTCACCGGCGCGATGGTGTCGGTGAGCGGATCGATCGGATTCATCGGGCTGGTGCTGCCGCATGCTGTGCGGCTGCTCACCGGCTCGCGTCATCGGGTGCTGCTGCCGCTGTCGGCCCTCGCCGGCGCGATCGTGCTGATCTGGGCGGACACGCTGGCGCGCACGCTGTTCGATCCGCGGGAACTGCCGGTGGGCATCGTCACCGCGATCATCGGCGCGCCGGTGTTCGCGGCGCTGCTGACCAGGAAGGCCACCGGATGA
- a CDS encoding ABC transporter ATP-binding protein → MTLTVTDAAITLGARRIVDAVKLAAPGGGLTALVGPNGAGKTTLLRGIAGLLPLEAGAVGFQGDDLLALGRRARARVVAVVEQELHAETALTVRAAVELGRTPHRSLLAAASAADDEAVTAALATVDMADFADRLFDSLSGGERQRVHLARALAQEPRLLLLDEPTNHLDIRAQLSTLELLRRLARGGVTAVAALHDLTLAATYADQVVVLAGGRVVATGDPRSVLTADLIHDVYGVQATVLEHPFSGRPVIAFAPEEDS, encoded by the coding sequence ATGACGCTCACGGTGACGGATGCCGCGATCACGCTCGGCGCCCGCAGAATCGTCGATGCGGTGAAGCTTGCCGCGCCCGGTGGTGGGCTGACCGCGCTGGTCGGACCGAACGGTGCTGGCAAGACCACCCTGTTGCGCGGGATCGCCGGGCTGCTGCCGCTTGAAGCCGGAGCGGTCGGGTTCCAGGGGGACGACCTGCTCGCGCTCGGACGCCGTGCCCGGGCGCGGGTCGTCGCGGTGGTCGAGCAGGAACTGCATGCCGAGACCGCGCTGACGGTACGGGCGGCCGTCGAACTCGGACGCACCCCGCACCGGTCGCTGCTCGCAGCAGCGAGTGCCGCGGACGATGAAGCGGTCACCGCCGCCCTCGCGACGGTCGACATGGCCGACTTCGCCGACCGGCTGTTCGACTCGCTGTCCGGCGGCGAGCGCCAACGGGTGCACCTGGCCCGCGCGCTCGCTCAGGAGCCGCGCCTGTTGCTGCTGGACGAGCCGACGAACCATCTGGATATTCGGGCGCAACTGTCAACGCTCGAACTGCTGCGCCGACTCGCCCGGGGCGGGGTGACCGCGGTCGCGGCGCTGCACGATCTCACGCTCGCGGCCACTTACGCCGACCAGGTCGTGGTGCTGGCCGGCGGGCGTGTGGTTGCCACCGGTGACCCACGTTCGGTGCTCACCGCGGACCTGATTCACGACGTGTATGGGGTGCAGGCTACGGTGCTGGAGCATCCGTTCTCCGGCCGCCCGGTGATCGCCTTCGCCCCAGAGGAGGACTCATGA
- the cofD gene encoding 2-phospho-L-lactate transferase: MSGAALKIAVLAGGVGGAKFVRGLRHAAPDADISVVVNTGDDMWLAGVRVCPDLDSIMYALAGVNDAERGWGRAGESERVAAELTAYGVGWPWFTLGDLDLGTHLARTSLLRDGLTLTEATARLSARWDLGVRLLPMSDQRVETHVRTAEGLLHFEEWWVRTRAQLPALGFEQVGVAEARPTDAVLETLATADVVVLAPSNPVVSIGTILGVPGLRAALMASPAPVVGVSPIIGGAALRGMAAECLSAIGVDVSADAVARHYGARSGGGLLDGWLVDDADASVVPRLGGDGIRTVARPLYLSSLDESAAIARAALDLARG, from the coding sequence ATGAGTGGTGCAGCCTTGAAGATCGCCGTGCTGGCCGGCGGCGTCGGCGGCGCCAAGTTCGTGCGCGGTTTGCGGCACGCGGCGCCCGACGCCGACATCTCCGTGGTTGTGAACACCGGCGACGACATGTGGCTGGCCGGGGTGCGGGTCTGCCCGGACCTCGATTCGATCATGTACGCGCTCGCCGGGGTGAACGACGCCGAGCGGGGCTGGGGTCGCGCCGGGGAGAGCGAGCGGGTCGCGGCCGAGTTGACGGCATACGGGGTCGGCTGGCCGTGGTTCACCCTCGGTGACCTTGACCTCGGCACGCACCTCGCGCGCACCAGCCTGCTGCGCGATGGGCTGACCCTGACGGAGGCCACCGCGCGGCTGAGCGCACGCTGGGACCTCGGAGTGCGGCTGCTGCCGATGAGCGACCAGCGCGTTGAGACGCACGTCCGCACGGCCGAGGGGTTGCTGCATTTCGAGGAATGGTGGGTGCGCACCCGGGCGCAGCTGCCCGCGCTCGGCTTCGAGCAGGTGGGCGTCGCCGAGGCACGGCCGACGGATGCAGTGCTCGAGACTCTCGCCACTGCGGATGTCGTGGTGCTCGCCCCGTCGAACCCGGTCGTGTCGATCGGGACGATCCTCGGCGTGCCGGGGCTGCGGGCGGCGCTCATGGCGTCGCCGGCGCCGGTGGTCGGGGTGTCCCCCATCATCGGCGGCGCGGCGTTGCGTGGCATGGCGGCCGAGTGTCTGAGCGCGATCGGTGTCGACGTGTCGGCTGACGCGGTCGCACGGCACTACGGCGCGCGGTCCGGTGGTGGGCTGCTCGATGGCTGGCTGGTCGACGACGCGGATGCTTCGGTGGTTCCCCGGCTCGGCGGCGACGGCATCCGCACGGTTGCTCGCCCGCTGTACCTGTCCTCACTGGACGAGTCGGCGGCGATCGCCCGCGCGGCCCTGGACCTCGCGCGCGGCTGA
- the cofC gene encoding 2-phospho-L-lactate guanylyltransferase encodes MPAWSLVLPIKGAIGKSRLDVADAADRRELAVAFALDALDAVLTATSVGRVVVVTADEELAAGLPERVELMADPRHGLNAAIRAGLAVLDPAAPGGVLLADLPALRPDELDAALEMAAQHPLALVPDAAGTGSTLTTALRADSLVPRFGEGSRSAHEQSGHVVLAVPETSGLRRDVDSLADLDIARTLGLGRHTRAVLD; translated from the coding sequence ATGCCCGCCTGGTCCCTCGTGCTGCCGATCAAGGGCGCGATCGGCAAGTCGCGGTTGGACGTCGCGGATGCCGCTGACCGGCGTGAGCTCGCCGTGGCGTTCGCGCTCGACGCGCTCGACGCGGTGCTCACAGCCACAAGCGTCGGCCGAGTCGTGGTGGTCACCGCCGATGAGGAACTCGCGGCCGGCCTGCCGGAGCGGGTCGAGCTGATGGCTGACCCGCGGCACGGGCTGAACGCCGCCATTCGCGCCGGACTCGCGGTGCTGGACCCGGCCGCACCCGGTGGGGTGCTGCTCGCCGACCTGCCCGCGCTTCGCCCCGACGAATTGGATGCGGCGCTGGAGATGGCTGCGCAGCATCCGCTGGCATTGGTTCCGGATGCCGCGGGCACCGGCTCCACGCTGACCACGGCCCTGCGGGCGGACTCGCTCGTGCCCCGGTTCGGCGAGGGCTCACGCAGCGCCCACGAGCAGTCTGGACACGTCGTGCTGGCCGTGCCGGAGACATCCGGACTCCGCCGCGACGTCGACAGCCTCGCCGACCTGGACATTGCCCGGACTCTCGGCCTCGGCCGGCACACCAGAGCCGTCCTCGACTGA